The following are encoded in a window of Roseimicrobium gellanilyticum genomic DNA:
- a CDS encoding phosphotransferase produces the protein MGDSILYRSVHLCTTTRRGSAIAQTRMCPSLLLDQLVEPYGLRADDLVFLRKSQNSVYRARRPSGGGVCIVRISEGRHRTLTEVETELKWVSRLAARGVSVCAPLPTLAGEWCVSLRQGGAEYVVACFEQAPGQQISPKSDDLPRYAAEYGQLGRLLGHLHRESIPYKPHDSSGHRSSWHESRLLCQDVSAMEERLGEDFCHSVATLVADLRQSLDVTMGYGLVHGDVSFNNCHFDGVHPWLFDFDNCEYGSFLQDIATVLYDSIYCRALNRFADAELHQRMLPPLASFLEGYFGTGIGTVLDESLIGKFFLLREAIIYVHYHRTLDVGSLPQSFRDGLEVMRRNVESQSHQVDVCQLLSQC, from the coding sequence ATGGGAGACTCCATCCTCTATCGGTCCGTACATTTGTGCACGACGACGAGGCGCGGAAGTGCTATCGCCCAAACTCGGATGTGCCCTTCCCTCCTGCTCGACCAACTTGTGGAACCCTACGGTCTACGCGCAGACGATCTGGTCTTTCTGCGTAAGAGCCAGAATTCCGTGTATCGGGCACGGCGACCATCTGGCGGTGGCGTTTGCATCGTCCGTATTTCAGAAGGCAGACACCGCACGCTGACTGAGGTGGAAACGGAGCTGAAGTGGGTATCGCGGCTTGCTGCACGTGGCGTCTCAGTGTGTGCACCGCTGCCAACGCTGGCTGGAGAATGGTGCGTCAGTCTTCGACAGGGTGGAGCTGAGTACGTGGTGGCCTGCTTCGAGCAGGCACCCGGCCAACAGATCTCGCCCAAGTCAGATGACCTGCCGCGATATGCTGCCGAGTATGGGCAATTGGGTCGGCTGCTTGGACACTTGCACCGCGAGTCAATTCCATACAAACCCCATGACTCATCAGGGCACCGTTCCAGTTGGCACGAGTCCCGTCTCCTTTGTCAGGATGTGTCCGCCATGGAGGAGAGGTTGGGGGAGGACTTTTGCCACAGTGTGGCCACTCTCGTGGCAGATTTGCGTCAGTCCCTGGATGTGACCATGGGGTACGGACTGGTTCACGGAGATGTCAGTTTCAACAACTGCCACTTTGATGGGGTACACCCGTGGCTCTTTGATTTCGACAACTGCGAGTACGGAAGCTTCCTCCAGGACATCGCCACTGTGCTCTACGACTCCATCTACTGCAGAGCACTCAACCGCTTCGCGGACGCGGAACTGCACCAGCGCATGCTTCCACCGCTGGCATCATTCCTCGAGGGGTACTTCGGTACGGGCATCGGAACCGTTCTCGATGAAAGTCTGATTGGGAAGTTTTTCCTGCTTCGCGAAGCGATCATCTATGTGCACTACCACCGCACCCTTGATGTGGGGAGTCTGCCCCAGTCGTTCAGGGATGGATTGGAAGTCATGCGTAGGAACGTCGAGAGTCAGAGCCACCAGGTGGATGTTTGCCAGTTGCTATCTCAATGCTGA
- a CDS encoding lipocalin-like domain-containing protein, whose product MNMKQQRLTRLIHSVITMLCVVASPVAHAQLTTEDGFALPQPGRQFTFPRDHGSHPEFRTEWWYITGHLDAKDGRRFGFQVTFFRQANRQPDGTVRQLHFAHAALLDAKTGKFIHQERLNREGWDASSSSTGLDVRNGNWTLKQETNTQRLQLNATVHADALLTLTLDPAKPLVIFGENGVSRKGVAQNAASHYLTFPRLKVSGSVKQGAETLEVAGDAWMDHEFSSSQLDDGQVGWDWAALQFHDGTEMMVYRMRRADGSTDAASKLVLIGKDSTQRALKADAFSWKEITTWQSPRSGAKYPIEVEVAIEQTAYRLRPLARDQEQGGDITGLPYWEGACDILDAQGKIVGRAFLELAGYAGNLRKHLSGKQ is encoded by the coding sequence ATGAACATGAAGCAGCAGCGCCTTACACGCCTCATTCACTCTGTGATCACGATGCTCTGCGTCGTGGCATCTCCAGTTGCACATGCGCAACTCACTACAGAAGACGGCTTCGCCCTTCCCCAGCCGGGACGGCAGTTCACCTTCCCCCGTGATCACGGCAGTCATCCTGAGTTCCGCACCGAGTGGTGGTACATCACCGGCCATCTGGATGCGAAGGATGGACGACGCTTCGGCTTTCAGGTCACGTTCTTCCGACAGGCAAATCGGCAGCCCGATGGCACCGTGCGCCAGTTGCATTTCGCCCATGCAGCTCTGCTTGATGCGAAGACCGGCAAGTTCATCCATCAGGAGCGCCTGAACCGCGAAGGATGGGACGCATCTTCCTCCTCCACCGGATTGGACGTGCGCAATGGGAACTGGACACTCAAGCAGGAAACAAACACGCAGCGTCTCCAACTCAACGCGACCGTGCATGCAGATGCCCTCCTGACCCTGACGCTCGATCCTGCGAAGCCTCTGGTGATTTTCGGCGAGAATGGTGTCTCACGCAAAGGGGTGGCGCAGAACGCGGCGAGCCACTACCTAACCTTCCCCCGACTCAAGGTCTCCGGCTCAGTCAAACAAGGAGCGGAGACTCTCGAAGTCGCCGGCGATGCCTGGATGGACCATGAGTTCAGCAGCAGCCAGCTCGATGACGGGCAAGTCGGCTGGGACTGGGCCGCGCTCCAATTTCACGATGGCACGGAGATGATGGTCTACCGCATGCGGCGCGCGGATGGCAGCACGGATGCTGCGTCCAAACTGGTTCTGATTGGGAAAGATAGCACCCAGCGTGCGCTGAAGGCGGATGCCTTCTCCTGGAAGGAAATCACCACGTGGCAAAGCCCGCGCTCAGGCGCGAAGTATCCCATCGAGGTGGAGGTCGCTATTGAGCAAACCGCTTATCGTCTCCGACCTCTTGCCAGAGACCAGGAGCAAGGTGGCGACATCACAGGCCTGCCCTATTGGGAGGGTGCGTGTGATATCCTGGATGCTCAGGGAAAGATCGTTGGTCGTGCATTCCTGGAACTGGCAGGGTATGCGGGCAATCTGAGGAAGCATCTCAGCGGGAAGCAGTAA
- a CDS encoding ABC transporter permease, with protein MKSVWLILERCALRHWKLAWRQQLALLLILALGSGVYLAMRLANRAALSGFEQFTDGITRQPDWSVTGKTGPLRETELREMRDLLGSRPVQMLPMIEETVSPASERQGEIGSVPTWRLIGADWIGLMNVRGETPLQLQQEQDRRKSEAPQEGVVMSAKLAARLGVSEGDTFRVIIDERVVPLKIARLMSDIPGVLSLPEHMLLMDLPDAQKAMHREGEVDRVEILCEEGAAFPLLSAEVGALLRERWQVSGPEERRMLAGTMTEAFRLNLTILSLLALFVGGYLIFQALDGIVLRRREEIGILKSLGVTDGAIQRAFLLEATLLGIIGGGVGLLVGWVGAQGAVGAVSKTVNALYGATSTQRADLHLGEAALCMGISIATSILAAWWPAREAARTPPVHMLGRKTATYGGGKWWRASWLGWALMALAVVLAQLPPLRMEAGTRLPLAGYASALSWLLGAGLAAGALLRYVSKIPSHAPVRRLAISHLRRPTVRHRFAVAALASAIAMTSGMAIMVSSFELTVRDWIQRTMKSDVYAASAGSQSAGSTNHISAATVQTISKMPEVQEVAALQSRPIQIHGAPTTVLGVNGNYTTKHGIYAWIQKPKEERWWMPGGPGNDGATPAIMNESFSDRFAVKVGDTMTLPGDHRVKLVGIHADYGNERGSITVAASEFREWFATDMAWRVAMMLKPGTDAESFCEKLRQAQPGLNVFSNIHLRSEALRIFRQTFAVTHALEVVGVAVAVAGLGLALACLLLERRADLATLRAIGMTPGQIAGAAAWEGIGVAAAGTAMGIGAGLWLGWLLIYRVNKQCFGWTLGFNLPWWQLTLLSVAVIGAGAFVASMVGRWGSRMRWEQEE; from the coding sequence ATGAAGAGCGTGTGGCTCATCCTGGAGCGGTGTGCCCTGCGGCACTGGAAGCTGGCGTGGCGGCAGCAACTCGCCCTGCTGCTGATTCTCGCGCTTGGGTCCGGCGTCTATCTCGCCATGCGTCTGGCCAATCGTGCAGCTCTCTCGGGCTTTGAACAATTCACGGATGGCATCACCCGCCAGCCCGATTGGAGCGTGACCGGGAAGACCGGTCCTCTCCGCGAGACCGAGCTTCGGGAGATGCGTGACCTGTTGGGTAGCCGCCCGGTGCAGATGCTCCCCATGATCGAGGAGACGGTGAGTCCTGCGAGCGAGCGTCAGGGTGAAATTGGCTCCGTACCGACGTGGCGGCTCATCGGTGCGGATTGGATTGGGCTTATGAATGTGCGTGGTGAGACGCCTCTGCAACTTCAGCAGGAGCAGGACCGCCGGAAAAGTGAAGCACCTCAGGAAGGCGTAGTGATGAGTGCAAAGCTCGCAGCCAGACTTGGTGTATCCGAAGGTGACACCTTCCGCGTGATCATTGATGAGCGCGTGGTTCCACTGAAGATCGCAAGACTCATGTCTGACATTCCCGGTGTGCTCTCCCTGCCGGAGCACATGTTGCTCATGGACCTGCCCGATGCGCAAAAGGCCATGCATCGTGAAGGTGAAGTGGACCGGGTGGAGATTCTCTGTGAAGAGGGCGCAGCGTTTCCACTCTTGAGCGCAGAAGTGGGCGCCCTCCTGCGGGAGCGCTGGCAGGTTAGCGGACCAGAAGAGCGACGCATGCTCGCCGGCACCATGACGGAGGCTTTCCGGCTGAATCTCACCATCCTCTCACTGCTTGCTCTCTTCGTGGGAGGTTATCTCATCTTCCAGGCGCTGGATGGTATCGTGCTGCGCCGCCGCGAGGAGATTGGTATTCTGAAGTCGCTCGGGGTCACGGATGGTGCGATTCAGCGAGCCTTCCTGCTGGAAGCCACCCTGCTGGGCATCATCGGCGGCGGTGTTGGGTTGCTGGTGGGCTGGGTGGGCGCTCAAGGTGCAGTAGGCGCCGTGAGCAAGACGGTGAATGCGCTCTATGGCGCCACGAGTACCCAACGCGCCGACCTTCATCTGGGAGAAGCAGCGTTGTGCATGGGCATCTCGATAGCTACCAGCATCCTCGCCGCATGGTGGCCTGCGCGTGAAGCGGCGCGCACTCCTCCCGTACACATGCTGGGGCGCAAGACGGCCACCTATGGCGGCGGCAAGTGGTGGCGTGCCTCCTGGCTGGGATGGGCGCTGATGGCGCTGGCAGTGGTGCTCGCACAACTTCCCCCTCTCAGGATGGAAGCCGGCACGCGCTTGCCGCTCGCGGGCTACGCCTCCGCGCTCTCGTGGTTGCTGGGCGCAGGGCTCGCCGCCGGAGCGCTGCTTCGATACGTGTCAAAGATCCCGTCCCATGCGCCGGTGCGACGGTTGGCCATCAGCCATCTGCGCCGTCCGACCGTGCGGCATCGCTTCGCCGTAGCCGCCCTGGCGAGCGCCATCGCGATGACTTCAGGCATGGCCATCATGGTCTCCAGTTTCGAATTGACCGTCCGTGACTGGATACAGCGAACCATGAAGTCTGATGTGTATGCAGCCAGCGCCGGTTCCCAGAGTGCGGGCAGTACCAATCACATCAGCGCAGCGACCGTGCAAACCATCTCTAAAATGCCCGAGGTGCAGGAAGTCGCGGCATTGCAGTCACGTCCCATTCAGATTCATGGAGCACCAACCACGGTGCTGGGGGTGAATGGCAACTACACCACGAAACACGGCATCTACGCGTGGATCCAGAAACCCAAGGAGGAGCGCTGGTGGATGCCTGGGGGACCGGGCAATGACGGCGCTACTCCCGCAATCATGAACGAAAGTTTCTCGGATCGCTTTGCCGTAAAGGTCGGTGATACCATGACACTGCCGGGTGATCATCGTGTGAAGCTCGTGGGCATCCACGCGGACTACGGCAACGAACGGGGCTCCATCACGGTGGCAGCTTCAGAATTTCGCGAATGGTTCGCCACGGACATGGCATGGCGTGTGGCCATGATGCTGAAGCCCGGTACTGACGCTGAGTCTTTCTGCGAGAAACTGCGGCAGGCACAACCGGGACTGAATGTATTCTCCAATATCCATCTTCGATCAGAGGCTTTGCGCATCTTCCGCCAGACCTTTGCAGTGACGCATGCACTGGAGGTGGTGGGTGTAGCGGTAGCAGTCGCCGGTCTGGGTCTTGCGCTCGCCTGTCTGCTGCTGGAACGGCGCGCAGACCTCGCCACGTTGCGTGCCATTGGCATGACTCCGGGACAAATCGCTGGCGCTGCCGCATGGGAGGGCATTGGCGTGGCTGCCGCAGGCACAGCCATGGGTATTGGTGCAGGTTTGTGGCTGGGATGGCTGCTCATCTATCGAGTGAACAAACAATGCTTCGGCTGGACGCTCGGATTCAATCTACCGTGGTGGCAGCTCACTTTGCTAAGCGTGGCGGTCATTGGGGCGGGAGCATTTGTCGCCAGCATGGTGGGGCGTTGGGGCTCAAGAATGCGTTGGGAGCAGGAGGAGTAG
- a CDS encoding ABC transporter ATP-binding protein, with protein MPADPTLAAQSRSSLHEQDVTAPVLAVSKASKSYGDRPILRDVTFTMRAGERVALLGPSGSGKTTLLNCIGGVDRPDSGEVLVAGCRLHALDTNGLAEVRRKHLGMVFQFFHLLPTLTAAENVELPLQLLDISTREREDRVELLLDRVGLTQRAKALPSELSGGEMQRVAIARAIVHKPALLLADEPTGNLDSQTGVAILNLLEEVVRETGAALLMVTHSEEAAARCQRILRMKDGTLTES; from the coding sequence ATGCCCGCAGATCCCACGCTCGCAGCCCAGTCCCGTTCTTCCCTTCATGAACAAGACGTCACCGCTCCGGTGCTGGCCGTGTCCAAAGCCAGCAAGAGCTACGGAGACCGTCCCATCCTGCGCGACGTCACCTTCACCATGCGTGCCGGAGAGCGTGTGGCCCTGCTGGGCCCTTCCGGCAGTGGCAAGACGACCTTGCTAAATTGCATCGGCGGCGTGGATCGTCCTGACTCGGGCGAGGTGCTGGTGGCCGGCTGCAGGCTGCATGCGCTGGACACGAATGGTCTCGCTGAAGTGCGCCGCAAGCATCTGGGCATGGTGTTCCAGTTCTTCCACCTGCTGCCAACGCTGACGGCCGCGGAGAATGTGGAGCTGCCGTTGCAGTTGCTGGACATTTCCACTCGTGAACGTGAGGACCGGGTGGAGCTGCTGCTGGATCGCGTGGGCCTCACGCAACGCGCCAAGGCGCTTCCCTCAGAACTCTCCGGCGGCGAGATGCAGCGCGTGGCCATCGCGCGCGCCATTGTGCACAAGCCAGCGCTGCTGCTCGCGGATGAGCCCACGGGGAACCTCGATTCCCAAACCGGCGTGGCCATCCTCAACCTGCTGGAGGAAGTAGTGCGCGAGACTGGCGCAGCCCTGCTCATGGTGACCCATAGCGAAGAGGCTGCAGCCCGCTGCCAGCGAATTCTGCGCATGAAGGACGGCACGCTCACAGAGTCATGA
- the ilvN gene encoding acetolactate synthase small subunit: MSSRNIPSSDVKPSPKPDIVNVHTLSMFVANKPGVLGRVCAVFSRRGFNIDSLVVSQGRDPRYSRMTVGISGHPEGLSQIILQCRKLIDVIHCFEHTDRDSVVKEMVLIKLLVSADHRTEVLQIVEHFNGKTVDLQEQSMIVMISGNSDKVDAAVNLLAKFEIIETVRTGKVVMARGTAET; this comes from the coding sequence ATGAGCTCCCGTAATATCCCCTCCAGTGATGTGAAGCCGTCTCCGAAGCCGGACATCGTGAACGTGCATACGCTCAGTATGTTCGTGGCGAACAAGCCCGGTGTGCTTGGCCGCGTCTGCGCGGTGTTCAGCCGTCGTGGTTTCAACATTGACTCGCTGGTGGTTTCTCAAGGTCGTGACCCCCGCTACTCCCGCATGACAGTGGGTATCAGCGGTCATCCCGAAGGCCTGAGCCAGATCATCCTGCAGTGCCGCAAGCTGATTGACGTCATCCATTGCTTTGAGCACACGGACCGCGATTCCGTGGTGAAGGAAATGGTGCTCATCAAGTTGCTGGTCAGTGCGGATCACCGCACGGAAGTGCTGCAGATCGTGGAGCACTTCAACGGCAAGACCGTGGACCTTCAGGAGCAGTCGATGATCGTCATGATCAGCGGCAACAGCGACAAGGTGGATGCCGCCGTGAACCTGCTGGCCAAGTTCGAAATCATCGAAACCGTGCGCACCGGCAAGGTGGTCATGGCTCGTGGTACGGCTGAAACCTAA
- a CDS encoding chlorite dismutase family protein: MGGESGPWKILSCNPVKGESLPAAGRLSVVQGAPPILSSESTWTLRGATSNERYVTREEKNQLVARQVALGRPEAKYAALIPIRKSAAWWAMTQDERRAVLEDRSHHIHTGLKYLPGVARRLHHCRDLAEQEPFDFLTFFDYPETEVTAFEDLVATLRATEEWKYVDREVDVRLVWDDA; the protein is encoded by the coding sequence ATGGGCGGCGAGTCCGGCCCGTGGAAAATTCTTTCCTGCAATCCGGTGAAGGGTGAGAGCCTGCCCGCCGCCGGACGCCTATCCGTGGTACAAGGTGCGCCCCCAATCCTATCCAGCGAATCAACCTGGACGCTCCGCGGCGCGACCAGCAATGAACGCTACGTCACCCGGGAGGAGAAAAACCAACTGGTCGCCAGGCAGGTGGCTCTCGGCAGACCAGAGGCCAAGTACGCCGCCCTCATCCCCATACGGAAGAGTGCCGCATGGTGGGCCATGACCCAGGATGAGCGGCGCGCGGTGCTGGAAGATCGCTCACACCACATCCACACCGGATTGAAATACCTGCCCGGGGTCGCGAGACGGCTTCATCACTGTCGCGACCTCGCGGAGCAGGAACCCTTCGATTTCCTCACTTTCTTCGACTACCCCGAGACGGAAGTCACCGCCTTCGAAGATCTGGTCGCGACCCTGCGCGCCACGGAAGAATGGAAGTACGTGGATCGCGAAGTCGATGTGCGGCTGGTGTGGGATGACGCATGA
- a CDS encoding HEAT repeat domain-containing protein translates to MSTKRRGLPVMAWVVLALVVAIGAGWVLAKREKKESKEGDGVAHQPTPSNSPTPASSQSPLEMALAPLMEPEGQAHAGYAGSASCRECHQEIYDQWIASNHGMAERPLNDKLDKEAFDPAHVFTHGTQTSEACVRNGKPAVKALGFDNHVETYSIERVIGHDPLRQFLVKGPGNRLQTLEATWDPHKKEWFNVYGNEDRKPGEWGHWTGRGMVWNTMCASCHNTRVRKNYDEKTDTFHTTMAEMTVSCGSCHGPMKEHVEWRRKYPDKALKDPTIVKHTPEQKIETCATCHARRTEITGDFKPGDSFFDHHVLAIVDESNLFYPDGQVWDEDYEYSAFRGSKMHAAGVKCLDCHNPHTAKVFTKDNSLCMRCHVGNVQPFPKAPAINMLTHTFHQLDSAGSQCINCHMPQTTYMQRHPRHDHGFTIPDPLLTKQFGIPNACNRCHTDKDVDWSLAAVEKWYGDKMNRPERQRTQVIASAKRGDPAARNGLLALLASDKESGSWKGTAIRMLDPWMTDPAVYQAVMKQATHADPVVRTAVARALEPLLQQGGPPEARSTLHTLLQDPVRSVRTTAAWSLKSTLDLSTQQGKELLHMLDHNADMPSGQMQKGAFWFARNEPERGLEHFLRAAKFDGGSAGIRHELAVAYSLVGKPQDALRELQEAIKLDPRQAEYQFKLALAWNELGDMDQTIKALEETVKLDPRHPRAWFNLGLARNAKKDTAGAIAALRQGEVVNPADPTIPYARATIHAQLGQTEEARQAAMRALQIQPNYTDARQLLMMLQRGPMR, encoded by the coding sequence ATGTCCACAAAGCGCCGAGGGCTCCCGGTGATGGCGTGGGTGGTGCTCGCCCTCGTGGTCGCCATCGGCGCAGGCTGGGTGCTGGCAAAACGGGAGAAAAAGGAATCGAAGGAGGGCGACGGAGTGGCCCATCAGCCCACTCCGTCCAACTCCCCCACCCCCGCTTCTTCCCAATCACCGCTGGAGATGGCGCTCGCTCCTCTCATGGAGCCTGAGGGGCAGGCCCACGCGGGCTATGCCGGCTCGGCGAGCTGCCGCGAGTGTCACCAGGAAATCTATGACCAGTGGATTGCCTCCAACCATGGCATGGCCGAGCGCCCGCTGAATGACAAGCTGGACAAGGAGGCCTTCGACCCGGCCCATGTCTTCACCCACGGGACACAAACCTCAGAGGCCTGCGTGCGCAATGGCAAGCCGGCGGTGAAGGCACTGGGCTTCGACAATCATGTGGAGACGTATTCCATTGAGCGTGTCATTGGCCACGACCCGCTACGACAATTCCTGGTCAAAGGACCCGGCAACCGGCTGCAAACGCTGGAGGCCACGTGGGACCCGCACAAGAAAGAATGGTTCAACGTATATGGAAACGAGGATCGCAAGCCCGGCGAGTGGGGGCACTGGACCGGACGCGGCATGGTGTGGAACACGATGTGCGCCAGTTGCCACAACACCCGCGTGCGGAAGAACTACGACGAGAAGACGGACACCTTCCACACGACCATGGCGGAGATGACAGTGAGCTGCGGCTCCTGTCACGGCCCCATGAAGGAACACGTGGAGTGGCGCAGGAAATATCCCGACAAGGCTCTTAAGGACCCCACCATCGTGAAGCACACGCCGGAGCAGAAGATTGAAACCTGCGCAACCTGCCACGCGCGGCGCACCGAGATCACCGGCGACTTCAAGCCAGGTGATTCCTTTTTCGACCACCACGTGCTCGCCATCGTGGATGAATCCAATCTCTTCTACCCGGACGGCCAGGTGTGGGACGAGGACTATGAATACAGCGCCTTTCGTGGAAGCAAGATGCACGCCGCGGGAGTGAAGTGCCTGGACTGCCACAATCCGCACACAGCGAAGGTATTCACCAAGGACAACTCCCTGTGCATGCGCTGCCACGTGGGGAATGTGCAGCCCTTCCCCAAGGCCCCGGCGATCAACATGCTCACGCACACCTTCCACCAGCTGGACAGTGCGGGCTCGCAGTGCATCAACTGCCACATGCCGCAGACCACATACATGCAACGGCACCCGCGACATGATCACGGATTCACCATCCCGGATCCGCTGCTCACGAAACAGTTCGGCATTCCCAACGCCTGCAATCGCTGCCACACGGACAAGGATGTCGACTGGTCCCTCGCTGCCGTAGAGAAGTGGTATGGCGACAAGATGAATCGCCCCGAGCGCCAGCGCACCCAAGTCATTGCCTCTGCGAAGCGTGGCGACCCTGCGGCTCGCAATGGCCTTCTGGCCCTCCTGGCCTCGGACAAGGAAAGCGGCTCGTGGAAAGGCACAGCCATTCGCATGCTCGATCCGTGGATGACGGATCCGGCAGTGTATCAAGCTGTGATGAAACAAGCGACGCATGCGGATCCTGTCGTCCGCACCGCCGTGGCTCGCGCGCTGGAGCCTCTGCTGCAGCAGGGCGGCCCACCCGAGGCACGCAGCACGCTTCACACGCTCCTGCAGGATCCCGTCCGCAGCGTCCGCACCACCGCTGCGTGGTCGCTGAAGTCCACACTCGATCTCTCCACCCAGCAGGGGAAGGAGCTGCTGCACATGCTGGATCACAATGCGGACATGCCCAGCGGCCAGATGCAGAAGGGCGCCTTCTGGTTCGCTCGCAACGAGCCCGAGCGCGGGCTGGAGCATTTCCTCAGGGCTGCGAAGTTTGACGGGGGGTCTGCCGGCATCCGCCATGAGCTCGCGGTGGCATACAGCCTCGTGGGCAAACCTCAGGATGCGCTTCGTGAATTGCAGGAAGCGATAAAGCTGGATCCACGTCAGGCGGAGTATCAGTTCAAACTCGCCCTCGCATGGAATGAATTGGGCGACATGGATCAAACCATCAAAGCATTGGAAGAAACCGTGAAGCTCGACCCGCGCCATCCGCGTGCCTGGTTCAATCTCGGTCTCGCGCGCAATGCGAAGAAGGACACCGCCGGAGCCATCGCCGCACTGCGCCAGGGTGAAGTGGTGAATCCCGCAGATCCCACCATCCCCTACGCCCGCGCCACCATCCATGCGCAACTCGGCCAGACGGAGGAAGCCCGGCAGGCCGCCATGCGAGCCTTGCAGATCCAGCCCAACTACACGGACGCACGCCAGCTGCTCATGATGCTGCAGCGTGGGCCGATGCGGTAG
- a CDS encoding rhodanese-like domain-containing protein: MPHKLTSLIISTLMLCGAVLGEDRKSSDGATHVKAGEAEKLVKEGKVQVLDVRTADEYKEGHIKGAKNIDFTENNFESEAAKLDKTKPVLVHCQGGGRSTKSLEVLEKLGFQHVYHLDGGLKGWKAEGKPVEK, translated from the coding sequence ATGCCCCACAAACTCACCTCCCTCATCATCTCCACCCTCATGCTTTGCGGTGCGGTGCTCGGGGAAGACAGGAAGTCTTCCGACGGAGCCACTCATGTGAAGGCCGGCGAAGCCGAGAAACTCGTCAAGGAAGGCAAGGTGCAGGTGCTCGACGTCCGCACTGCCGATGAATACAAAGAAGGCCACATCAAGGGCGCCAAGAACATCGACTTCACCGAAAACAACTTTGAAAGCGAAGCCGCGAAGCTGGACAAGACCAAACCGGTGCTCGTGCATTGCCAGGGTGGAGGCCGCAGCACGAAGTCTCTGGAAGTGCTGGAGAAACTCGGATTCCAGCATGTCTACCACCTGGATGGTGGGTTGAAAGGCTGGAAGGCTGAAGGGAAACCGGTGGAGAAGTGA